A portion of the Scylla paramamosain isolate STU-SP2022 chromosome 32, ASM3559412v1, whole genome shotgun sequence genome contains these proteins:
- the LOC135089133 gene encoding katanin p60 ATPase-containing subunit A-like 1 isoform X5: protein MLHIAVESDASLTAEDEVGAQCEEGTEQPPQHDKHPDVDGGWAFVVLAAMFASFFINSGLLSTAGLYYVQLLEYFGRDRAYTSWVGSLMNSFFMLTACGMNFVYTGQISALNLYFHKYQYIATSLSMNMWTEYNIKKYGWRMSLIWNAGLGLQLYVFGSLIYPLHWPQGAGIERGPLVSPHTSSTPHSLSTGNISFVGGREVSVSTLKMAPEASCASIFTSVPDTLLESTWNAFKDICFWLISTAFFFAMLSTTSIFIIYKDFIISRGFGEQYTIMLIGFGVGDVAGRLTMGIAHSSKFFNPVWSYCVSLFLTGVVLMCHVFIKSLPSMHIFGTLFGMTYGAQNVLVAIAPLKLFGKDRLVVVFGYLLVWGGIGALIGAPIAGTIVDKTGGYGGVLGMSLGCHIVAASLMMLCALIDGNVPVDAMMVNVQEICENMRVAREMVLTSQYETGAVYYQGVVQQIHRLLQTIQEPNRKIKWQQVQQQVAAEYENLKELTNTIAMFKADTTSSPAFNDRPLATMRISSFEEPTRDPDVWAPPPPRDPDVWPPPTPADHRSSQVKPTRGPRRQEASKSTTASRGGGSKAGAKKGGTDAKGRNKDEKGGKGRKEADKKDDKQGGGAEDNAAGGEEEERKFDPSGYDRDLVDMLERDIVQKNPSIRWTDIADLQEAKRLLEEAVVLPMLMPDFFKGIRRPWKGVLMVGPPGTGKTMLAKAVATECKTTFFNVSSSTLTSKYRGESEKLVRLLFEMARFYAPSTIFVDEIDSLCSRRGSESEHEASRRVKSELLMQMDGIQASDSDEPKVVMVLAATNFPWDIDEALRRRLEKRIYIPLPNEEGREALLNINLREVKLDSDINLAQIATMLAGYSGADITNVCRDASMMSMRRKIAGLTPDEIRALPKEELDLPVTQGDFHAAIAKCNKSVSQQDLDKYETWMREFGST from the exons ATGCTGCATATAGCCGTGGAAAGCGATGCCTCGCTAACAGCGGAGGATGAGGTTGGAGCACAGTGTGAAGAAGGGACCGAGCAGCCGCCGCAGCATGACAAACACCCCGATGTGGATGGCGGTTGGGCCTTCGTCGTCCTGGCCGCCATGTTTGCCTCATTCTTCATAAATTCTG GACTGCTGTCAACAGCTGGGCTCTATTATGTGCAGTTGCTGGAGTATTTTGGCAGGGATCGAGCTTACACATCTTGGGTAGGATCCCTGATGAATTCCTTCTTTATGCTTACAG CATGTGGGATGAACTTTGTGTACACAGGACAGATAAGTGCATTGAACCTGTACTTCCATAAGTATCAATATATTGCCACTTCGCTTTCCATG AATATGTGGACAGAAtacaacataaagaaatatgGGTGGCGTATGTCCCTCATTTGGAATGCAGGCCTTGGTCTCCAGTTGTATGTCTTTGGCTCACTTATCTATCCTCTGCACTGGCCTCAAGGTGCAGGTATTGAAAGAGGTCCCTTGGTGTCACCTCATACATCCAGCACACCACATTCTTTGTCTACTGGAAATATCTCGTTTGTTGGAGGTAGAGAAGT AAGTGTATCAACCTTGAAGATGGCACCTGAGGCAAGCTGTGCATCCATTTTTACAAGTGTTCCTGACACCTTACT GGAGTCGACATGGAATGCATTCAAAGACATTTGTTTTTGGTTGATCTCCACTGCATTCTTTTTTGCAATGCTATCAACCACCTCCATTTTTATCATATACAAAGATTTTATTATATCAAGAGGATTTGGAGAGCAGTACACCATCATGCTCATTGGATttggtgttggtgatgttgCAGGAAGGCTGACTATGGGAATTGCTCACTCCAGTAAG ttttttaaccCAGTGTGGTCATACTGTGTGTCATTGTTCCTCACTGGAGTGGTACTTATGTGCCATGTGTTCATCAAGAGCTTGCCCAGCATGCACATCTTTGGTACACTCTTTGGAATGACTTACGGAGCACAGAACGTCCTTGTGGCCATTGCACCTTTAAAGTTGTTTGGCAAAGACCggcttgtggtggtgtttggttaTCTGCTAGTCTGGGGTGGAATAGGAGCACTCATTGGAGCACCAATTGCAG GCACCATTGTGGACAAGACTGGAGGGTATGGTGGGGTCCTTGGCATGTCCTTGGGGTGCCACATTGTAGCTGCCTCACTCATGATGCTGTGTGCCCTCATTGATGGCAA TGTCCCTGTTGATGCCATGATGGTTAACGTCCAAGAAATCTGTGAGAACATGAGGGTGGCTCGGGAGATGGTGCTAACATCACAGTATGAGACAGGAGCTGTGTACTATCAGGGTGTAGTGCAGCAGATACATCGACTGCTGCAGACTATACAGGAGCCAAACCGCAAGATAAAGTGGCAGCAG gtacaacAGCAAGTGGCAGCTGAGTATGAGAATCTAAAGGAACTGACAAACACAATTGCCATGTTCAAGGCTGACACCACTTCCTCGCCTGCCTTCAACGACCGACCTCTTG ccaCCATGCGCATCTCATCCTTTGAGGAGCCAACACGGGATCCTGATGTCTGGGCTCCCCCCCCTCCACGAGACCCAGATGTCTGGCCCCCACCCACACCTGCTGACCACAG gtcctCCCAAGTCAAACCCACCAGGGGGCCACGCCGGCAGGAAGCCAGCAAGTCAACCACTGCAAgccgtggtggtggcagcaaggCTGGGGCAAAGAAGGGTGGGACAGACGCCAAGGGACGAAACAAGGATGAAAAGGGTGGGAAGGGACGCAAGGAGGCAGATAAGAAGGATGAtaag cagggaggaggagcagaggacaATGCTGCcggtggtgaagaggaggagcggaAGTTTGACCCAAGTGGTTATGATCGTGATCTTGTGGATATGCTGGAGAGGGACATTGTGCAGAAGAATCCAAGCATCAG ATGGACTGATATTGCTGACTTGCAGGAAGCAAAGAGACTATTAGAAGAAGCTGTGGTATTGCCAATGCTGATGCCAGACTTCTTCAAG GGCATCAGGCGGCCATGGAAAGGTGTGCTGATGGTGGGGCCACCAGGAACAGGGAAGACAATGCTGGCCAAGGCTGTGGCTACTGAATGCAAGACAACCTTCTTCAATGTGTCGTCATCCACCCTCACCTCAAAGTACAGAGGAGAGTCAGAGAAGCTTGTGCGGCTGCTGTTCGaaatg GCACGTTTCTATGCTCCCAGCACTATTTTTGTGGATGAGATAGATTCCTTGTGTTCACGGCGAGGGTCGGAGTCTGAACATGAGGCATCACGAAGGGTGAAGTCCGAGCTTCTCATGCAGATGGACGGCATACAAGCCAGCGA tTCTGATGAGcccaaggtggtgatggtgttggctGCCACTAACTTCCCCTGGGATATTGATGAGGCTCTCAGACGACGACTAGAAAAGAGAATTTACATACCCCTGCCTAatg aggaaggcagggaggctCTTCTGAACATCAACCTACGAGAAGTGAAGCTGGACAGTGACATCAACTTGGCCCAGATTGCCACAATGCTTGCTGGTTATTCGGGAGCTGATATCACCaatgtgtgcag GGATGCCTCAATGATGTCAATGCGACGTAAGATTGCTGGACTCACACCAGACGAGATCCGAGCACTCCCGAAGGAGGAGCTGGACCTGCCAGTGACTCAGGGTGACTTCCATGCAGCCATAGCCAAGTGCAACAAATCCGTCTCTCAGCAAGATCTGGACAAATATGAGACTTGGATGAGGGAGTTTGGATCAACCTAG
- the LOC135089133 gene encoding katanin p60 ATPase-containing subunit A-like 1 isoform X4 has protein sequence MLHIAVESDASLTAEDEVGAQCEEGTEQPPQHDKHPDVDGGWAFVVLAAMFASFFINSGLLSTAGLYYVQLLEYFGRDRAYTSWVGSLMNSFFMLTACGMNFVYTGQISALNLYFHKYQYIATSLSMVGVGMGVFLVNMWTEYNIKKYGWRMSLIWNAGLGLQLYVFGSLIYPLHWPQGAGIERGPLVSPHTSSTPHSLSTGNISFVGGREVSVSTLKMAPEASCASIFTSVPDTLLESTWNAFKDICFWLISTAFFFAMLSTTSIFIIYKDFIISRGFGEQYTIMLIGFGVGDVAGRLTMGIAHSSKFFNPVWSYCVSLFLTGVVLMCHVFIKSLPSMHIFGTLFGMTYGAQNVLVAIAPLKLFGKDRLVVVFGYLLVWGGIGALIGAPIAGTIVDKTGGYGGVLGMSLGCHIVAASLMMLCALIDGNVPVDAMMVNVQEICENMRVAREMVLTSQYETGAVYYQGVVQQIHRLLQTIQEPNRKIKWQQVQQQVAAEYENLKELTNTIAMFKADTTSSPAFNDRPLATMRISSFEEPTRDPDVWAPPPPRDPDVWPPPTPADHRSSQVKPTRGPRRQEASKSTTASRGGGSKAGAKKGGTDAKGRNKDEKGGKGRKEADKKDDKQGGGAEDNAAGGEEEERKFDPSGYDRDLVDMLERDIVQKNPSIRWTDIADLQEAKRLLEEAVVLPMLMPDFFKGIRRPWKGVLMVGPPGTGKTMLAKAVATECKTTFFNVSSSTLTSKYRGESEKLVRLLFEMARFYAPSTIFVDEIDSLCSRRGSESEHEASRRVKSELLMQMDGIQASDSDEPKVVMVLAATNFPWDIDEALRRRLEKRIYIPLPNEEGREALLNINLREVKLDSDINLAQIATMLAGYSGADITNVCRDASMMSMRRKIAGLTPDEIRALPKEELDLPVTQGDFHAAIAKCNKSVSQQDLDKYETWMREFGST, from the exons ATGCTGCATATAGCCGTGGAAAGCGATGCCTCGCTAACAGCGGAGGATGAGGTTGGAGCACAGTGTGAAGAAGGGACCGAGCAGCCGCCGCAGCATGACAAACACCCCGATGTGGATGGCGGTTGGGCCTTCGTCGTCCTGGCCGCCATGTTTGCCTCATTCTTCATAAATTCTG GACTGCTGTCAACAGCTGGGCTCTATTATGTGCAGTTGCTGGAGTATTTTGGCAGGGATCGAGCTTACACATCTTGGGTAGGATCCCTGATGAATTCCTTCTTTATGCTTACAG CATGTGGGATGAACTTTGTGTACACAGGACAGATAAGTGCATTGAACCTGTACTTCCATAAGTATCAATATATTGCCACTTCGCTTTCCATGGTGGGTGTTGGGATGGGTGTGTTTCTTGTG AATATGTGGACAGAAtacaacataaagaaatatgGGTGGCGTATGTCCCTCATTTGGAATGCAGGCCTTGGTCTCCAGTTGTATGTCTTTGGCTCACTTATCTATCCTCTGCACTGGCCTCAAGGTGCAGGTATTGAAAGAGGTCCCTTGGTGTCACCTCATACATCCAGCACACCACATTCTTTGTCTACTGGAAATATCTCGTTTGTTGGAGGTAGAGAAGT AAGTGTATCAACCTTGAAGATGGCACCTGAGGCAAGCTGTGCATCCATTTTTACAAGTGTTCCTGACACCTTACT GGAGTCGACATGGAATGCATTCAAAGACATTTGTTTTTGGTTGATCTCCACTGCATTCTTTTTTGCAATGCTATCAACCACCTCCATTTTTATCATATACAAAGATTTTATTATATCAAGAGGATTTGGAGAGCAGTACACCATCATGCTCATTGGATttggtgttggtgatgttgCAGGAAGGCTGACTATGGGAATTGCTCACTCCAGTAAG ttttttaaccCAGTGTGGTCATACTGTGTGTCATTGTTCCTCACTGGAGTGGTACTTATGTGCCATGTGTTCATCAAGAGCTTGCCCAGCATGCACATCTTTGGTACACTCTTTGGAATGACTTACGGAGCACAGAACGTCCTTGTGGCCATTGCACCTTTAAAGTTGTTTGGCAAAGACCggcttgtggtggtgtttggttaTCTGCTAGTCTGGGGTGGAATAGGAGCACTCATTGGAGCACCAATTGCAG GCACCATTGTGGACAAGACTGGAGGGTATGGTGGGGTCCTTGGCATGTCCTTGGGGTGCCACATTGTAGCTGCCTCACTCATGATGCTGTGTGCCCTCATTGATGGCAA TGTCCCTGTTGATGCCATGATGGTTAACGTCCAAGAAATCTGTGAGAACATGAGGGTGGCTCGGGAGATGGTGCTAACATCACAGTATGAGACAGGAGCTGTGTACTATCAGGGTGTAGTGCAGCAGATACATCGACTGCTGCAGACTATACAGGAGCCAAACCGCAAGATAAAGTGGCAGCAG gtacaacAGCAAGTGGCAGCTGAGTATGAGAATCTAAAGGAACTGACAAACACAATTGCCATGTTCAAGGCTGACACCACTTCCTCGCCTGCCTTCAACGACCGACCTCTTG ccaCCATGCGCATCTCATCCTTTGAGGAGCCAACACGGGATCCTGATGTCTGGGCTCCCCCCCCTCCACGAGACCCAGATGTCTGGCCCCCACCCACACCTGCTGACCACAG gtcctCCCAAGTCAAACCCACCAGGGGGCCACGCCGGCAGGAAGCCAGCAAGTCAACCACTGCAAgccgtggtggtggcagcaaggCTGGGGCAAAGAAGGGTGGGACAGACGCCAAGGGACGAAACAAGGATGAAAAGGGTGGGAAGGGACGCAAGGAGGCAGATAAGAAGGATGAtaag cagggaggaggagcagaggacaATGCTGCcggtggtgaagaggaggagcggaAGTTTGACCCAAGTGGTTATGATCGTGATCTTGTGGATATGCTGGAGAGGGACATTGTGCAGAAGAATCCAAGCATCAG ATGGACTGATATTGCTGACTTGCAGGAAGCAAAGAGACTATTAGAAGAAGCTGTGGTATTGCCAATGCTGATGCCAGACTTCTTCAAG GGCATCAGGCGGCCATGGAAAGGTGTGCTGATGGTGGGGCCACCAGGAACAGGGAAGACAATGCTGGCCAAGGCTGTGGCTACTGAATGCAAGACAACCTTCTTCAATGTGTCGTCATCCACCCTCACCTCAAAGTACAGAGGAGAGTCAGAGAAGCTTGTGCGGCTGCTGTTCGaaatg GCACGTTTCTATGCTCCCAGCACTATTTTTGTGGATGAGATAGATTCCTTGTGTTCACGGCGAGGGTCGGAGTCTGAACATGAGGCATCACGAAGGGTGAAGTCCGAGCTTCTCATGCAGATGGACGGCATACAAGCCAGCGA tTCTGATGAGcccaaggtggtgatggtgttggctGCCACTAACTTCCCCTGGGATATTGATGAGGCTCTCAGACGACGACTAGAAAAGAGAATTTACATACCCCTGCCTAatg aggaaggcagggaggctCTTCTGAACATCAACCTACGAGAAGTGAAGCTGGACAGTGACATCAACTTGGCCCAGATTGCCACAATGCTTGCTGGTTATTCGGGAGCTGATATCACCaatgtgtgcag GGATGCCTCAATGATGTCAATGCGACGTAAGATTGCTGGACTCACACCAGACGAGATCCGAGCACTCCCGAAGGAGGAGCTGGACCTGCCAGTGACTCAGGGTGACTTCCATGCAGCCATAGCCAAGTGCAACAAATCCGTCTCTCAGCAAGATCTGGACAAATATGAGACTTGGATGAGGGAGTTTGGATCAACCTAG